Proteins from a single region of Argiope bruennichi chromosome 6, qqArgBrue1.1, whole genome shotgun sequence:
- the LOC129972794 gene encoding exonuclease GOR-like — protein sequence MKDLIQKYLNCIPLRSEELYNRFLHHKMSYMKMMENGFPLPDPESPGKVLLFNNNVFTRQNNPEHQTCRCGKILSMLKDDWYLDDEGCHYHLGKQMFVGPEYGLYTCCKTISPGCAFNKHHVSFYHPFEDIKFVHTEDKKDKAGRKASNIFSIDCEMAFTTKGMEAVKTSLVSINGEVVYDSYVQPSNPILDYNTAFSGVREEHLRQVTTKLEDVQAQLLRLLNKDSILIGHGVENDLLALNLVHENVIDTSFVFPHERGHPLKNSLKYLAEIYLHKNIQDGYVGHNSIEDAKTCMELMLWKIYSETRATFVARPRAPKAFPVNTFQSNNFYPKYSIPYDPYKVASMFPPTFVCFHVAVTPPITPFAVLCTTGNYFQPMGAQWWPGHM from the coding sequence ATGAAAGATCTCatacaaaaatatcttaattgcATCCCATTGCGCTCTGAAGAACTCTATAACAGGTTCTTGCATCATAAAATGAGTTACATGAAGATGATGGAAAACGGCTTCCCCCTGCCCGACCCTGAATCTCCAGGAAAAGTGCTACTCTTCAACAATAATGTCTTCACCAGGCAGAATAATCCTGAACATCAAACATGCAGATGTGGTAAAATTTTGTCCATGCTCAAAGATGATTGGTATCTGGATGATGAAGGGTGCCATTACCACCTTGGAAAACAGATGTTTGTGGGACCAGAGTATGGCCTGTATACTTGTTGCAAGACCATTTCCCCAGGATGTGCTTTCAACAAGCACCATGTCAGCTTTTATCATCCCTTTGAAGACATCAAGTTTGTCCACACAGAGGATAAGAAAGATAAAGCTGGACGGAAAGCATCCAATATCTTTTCCATCGATTGTGAGATGGCGTTTACTACCAAGGGTATGGAGGCAGTCAAGACAAGCCTAGTGAGTATCAATGGTGAAGTTGTGTACGATTCATACGTCCAACCAAGCAATCCGATTTTGGATTACAACACTGCATTTAGTGGCGTGCGTGAAGAACACCTTCGTCAGGTCACCACCAAATTGGAAGACGTACAAGCTCAGCTTCTTCGCTTGCTCAACAAAGATTCTATTCTTATAGGTCATGGTGTAGAAAATGATCTTTTGGCACTCAATTTAGTTCATGAGAATGTCATTGATACCTCATTTGTTTTCCCACACGAGAGAGGTCATCCATTGAAGAACTCTTTGAAATACCTCGCAGAAATTTACCTTCATAAAAACATCCAAGATGGCTATGTCGGACATAACAGTATCGAAGATGCAAAAACGTGCATGGAGTTAATGCTGTGGAAAATTTATTCTGAGACTAGAGCTACATTTGTTGCGCGTCCTAGAGCTCCCAAGGCTTTTCCTGTCAACACTTTTCAAAGTAATAACTTTTACCCCAAGTATAGCATTCCATATGATCCGTATAAAGTAGCTTCGATGTTTCCGCCAACCTTCGTCTGTTTTCATGTGGCAGTGACCCCTCCAATTACACCATTTGCTGTTCTGTGCACTACAGGAAATTATTTTCAACCGATGGGAGCCCAATGGTGGCCAGGACACATGTGA